A genomic stretch from Streptomyces sp. QL37 includes:
- a CDS encoding alkene reductase, which produces MTNAATSPAKLFETVELGPLTLPHRLVMAPLTRNRATADGVPTPLMATYYAQRASAGLIIAEASTPNAVGQTYPNITAIHSPAHVEGWRQVTDAVRAEGGRMFLQIQHGGRAGHPDTSGLTPVAPSPIALPETIHTPAGRVPSVVPREMTTEDIDSTVADFASAARNAVEAGFEGVEVHSANGHLLHQFLGRGTNRRTDAYGGPVAHRIRFVVEVAEAVAAEIGPERVGLRVSPWSTVNGMVEGDTEEIYPALLGALAGSGLAYLHVGYADPEDPVFQRIRKDWAGTLIANPVLPKDRIPEDGGIAHAERLLAAGADVIALGRPFLANPDLIRRMRTGAPVNQVRDAYMMYVGGETGYTDYPTLDAVG; this is translated from the coding sequence ATGACGAACGCAGCCACTTCCCCCGCGAAGCTCTTCGAGACCGTCGAACTAGGACCCCTCACCCTTCCCCACCGTCTCGTGATGGCTCCGCTGACCCGGAACCGCGCCACCGCCGACGGCGTCCCGACCCCGCTCATGGCGACGTACTACGCGCAGCGCGCCTCGGCGGGGCTGATCATCGCGGAGGCGTCCACGCCGAACGCCGTGGGGCAGACCTATCCGAACATCACCGCGATCCACAGCCCGGCCCATGTCGAGGGATGGCGGCAGGTCACCGATGCGGTCCGTGCGGAGGGCGGGCGGATGTTCCTCCAGATCCAGCACGGCGGGCGCGCCGGGCATCCGGACACCAGCGGACTGACCCCCGTCGCCCCCTCGCCGATCGCGCTGCCGGAGACGATCCACACCCCGGCCGGGCGTGTGCCCTCGGTCGTACCCCGCGAGATGACCACCGAGGACATCGACTCCACCGTGGCGGACTTCGCCTCCGCGGCCCGCAACGCCGTCGAGGCGGGCTTCGAGGGCGTCGAGGTGCACAGCGCCAACGGCCATCTGCTCCACCAGTTCCTGGGCCGGGGGACCAACCGGCGGACCGATGCCTACGGGGGGCCGGTGGCCCACCGCATCCGCTTCGTCGTCGAGGTGGCCGAGGCCGTGGCGGCGGAGATCGGCCCGGAGCGGGTCGGCCTGCGCGTCTCGCCGTGGAGCACGGTCAACGGCATGGTGGAGGGCGACACGGAGGAGATCTACCCGGCGCTCCTGGGGGCCCTGGCAGGAAGCGGCCTGGCCTACCTGCACGTGGGATACGCCGATCCCGAGGACCCTGTCTTCCAGCGGATCCGGAAGGACTGGGCAGGCACACTGATCGCGAACCCCGTGCTGCCGAAGGACCGCATCCCGGAGGACGGCGGCATCGCCCACGCCGAGCGGCTGCTGGCCGCCGGAGCGGACGTGATCGCCCTCGGCCGCCCGTTCCTCGCCAACCCCGACCTGATCCGCCGTATGCGTACGGGCGCTCCCGTGAACCAGGTCCGGGACGCGTACATGATGTACGTCGGCGGGGAGACGGGCTACACGGACTATCCGACGCTGGACGCCGTGGGGTGA
- a CDS encoding carboxymuconolactone decarboxylase family protein, which translates to MNARLDLFGNKAAATFLKHINSAGKVVTDSGLPAATQELVKIRASQINGCGFCTDMHTKEATEAGETALRLNLIAVWREATVFTDAERAALELAEQGTRIADAAGGVPDDVWANAAKHYDEDQLAALVALIAVINAYNRLNVIVQQPAGDYRPGMFG; encoded by the coding sequence ATGAACGCTCGACTCGACCTCTTCGGCAACAAGGCCGCCGCCACCTTCCTGAAGCACATCAACTCGGCCGGGAAGGTGGTCACCGACTCGGGGCTGCCCGCCGCGACCCAGGAGCTGGTCAAGATCCGTGCCAGCCAGATCAACGGGTGCGGGTTCTGCACAGACATGCACACAAAAGAGGCCACGGAGGCGGGTGAGACGGCGCTCAGGCTCAACCTGATCGCGGTGTGGCGCGAGGCCACCGTCTTCACCGACGCCGAGCGCGCCGCCCTGGAGCTGGCGGAGCAGGGGACTCGCATCGCCGACGCGGCCGGCGGCGTGCCGGACGACGTGTGGGCGAACGCGGCCAAGCACTACGACGAGGACCAACTCGCCGCCCTGGTGGCCCTGATCGCCGTGATCAACGCGTACAACCGGCTGAACGTCATCGTCCAGCAGCCCGCGGGCGACTACCGGCCCGGCATGTTCGGCTGA
- a CDS encoding FadR/GntR family transcriptional regulator — protein sequence MSTQPEAPDFTSLLRPVVRESSVSEVAKRLLDHLSEGNLKPGTRLPAERQLADALGVARSSVRGALSALDVLGIIEIRPGSGSYVREGTSEFLPRAINWGLMLGQRRTQDLVEVRTFMEGMSARLAADRASEADVQRLEEHLERMREAGTDVKAFIDADIAFHLETANIARNTVLSDILHSIRALLQVWMERAGDIEGTVSGTLHEHGAVLDAIRAGDPEGADAAMAEHMRLASDRLRLSLRGDEE from the coding sequence GTGTCCACGCAGCCCGAAGCGCCCGATTTCACGTCACTCCTGCGCCCCGTCGTACGGGAGTCCTCGGTCAGTGAGGTGGCCAAGCGGCTCCTTGATCACCTGTCCGAGGGGAACCTGAAGCCGGGCACGCGCCTGCCCGCCGAACGCCAGCTCGCCGACGCCCTCGGCGTCGCGCGGTCCAGCGTGCGCGGGGCGCTGTCCGCGCTGGACGTCCTGGGGATCATCGAGATCAGGCCCGGCTCGGGCTCGTACGTCCGGGAGGGGACCTCGGAGTTCCTGCCCCGGGCCATCAACTGGGGCCTGATGCTCGGTCAGCGCCGCACCCAGGACCTGGTCGAGGTCCGCACCTTCATGGAAGGCATGTCGGCGCGGCTGGCCGCGGACCGGGCGTCCGAGGCCGATGTCCAGCGGCTGGAGGAGCACCTGGAGCGGATGCGGGAGGCGGGGACGGACGTCAAGGCGTTCATCGACGCCGATATCGCCTTCCACCTGGAGACCGCGAACATCGCCCGCAACACGGTGCTCAGCGACATCCTGCACTCCATCCGGGCGCTGCTCCAGGTGTGGATGGAGCGGGCGGGAGACATCGAGGGCACGGTCAGCGGAACGCTGCACGAGCACGGGGCCGTGCTCGACGCGATCCGGGCGGGTGACCCGGAGGGCGCGGACGCGGCGATGGCCGAGCACATGAGGCTGGCCAGCGACCGGCTGCGGCTCTCGCTGCGGGGGGACGAGGAGTAG
- a CDS encoding MFS transporter — protein MPRAVYVLALGIFAMVTSEFVVAGLMPQMAEGLDATIPEIGYLITVFAVAMAVGGPLLTVALMRLRPRAALLLLFAVFLAGNVMAATATGYGVMVVARVITGVASQAFFGLAVSVSSSLTRQEVRGRAIAVVMNGLMLGTLLGLPMATFVGDRAGWRAAFWAIAVLTVVAAAVTLTLVPRLDRPGAGTGTFRDEVRVFRAPRLWLALLTSTLIIGATFSAFSYFNPILTEVSGFDEATVPALLIAYGAATVIGNNVVGRLADRRTIGVQIAGLALNALFLAGFALLADVGAAAVPLMIGIGLVGVTMNPAMATRVQRTGNAGPLVNTVHSSFITLGIIIGSSAGGALVGHFGLRAPLWLGAALATLGLVSLLPRAARRGGVPVAVLADGPGRESAGERGHMVSGIAPSMVSPVAGDDIHGPGRTAG, from the coding sequence GTGCCGCGTGCCGTATACGTGCTGGCCCTGGGCATCTTCGCCATGGTGACCAGCGAGTTCGTCGTAGCGGGGCTCATGCCGCAGATGGCCGAAGGGCTCGATGCGACCATCCCGGAGATCGGCTATCTGATCACCGTCTTCGCCGTCGCCATGGCGGTCGGCGGTCCCTTACTGACCGTCGCCCTGATGCGGCTGCGCCCCAGGGCCGCGCTCCTCCTGCTCTTCGCGGTCTTCCTGGCCGGCAACGTAATGGCGGCGACGGCGACCGGCTACGGCGTCATGGTGGTGGCCCGCGTCATCACCGGCGTCGCCTCCCAGGCCTTCTTCGGCCTCGCCGTCTCCGTGAGCTCGTCTCTGACCCGCCAGGAGGTCCGTGGCCGTGCCATCGCCGTGGTCATGAACGGCCTGATGCTCGGGACGCTGCTCGGCCTGCCGATGGCCACCTTCGTCGGCGACCGGGCGGGCTGGCGCGCGGCGTTCTGGGCCATCGCCGTACTCACCGTCGTCGCCGCAGCGGTCACCCTGACGCTGGTCCCCCGGCTGGACCGCCCCGGTGCCGGCACCGGCACCTTCCGCGACGAAGTACGGGTCTTCCGGGCACCCCGGCTGTGGCTGGCTCTCCTGACGAGCACCCTCATCATCGGCGCGACGTTCTCCGCCTTCAGCTACTTCAACCCGATCCTCACCGAGGTCAGCGGGTTCGACGAGGCCACCGTGCCGGCCCTGCTCATCGCCTACGGCGCCGCCACGGTCATCGGCAACAACGTCGTCGGCCGTCTCGCCGACCGCCGGACGATCGGCGTCCAGATAGCCGGACTGGCCCTCAACGCCCTGTTCCTGGCCGGTTTCGCCCTCCTGGCCGATGTCGGCGCCGCCGCCGTGCCCCTCATGATCGGCATCGGCCTCGTCGGCGTCACGATGAACCCCGCGATGGCCACCCGCGTCCAGCGGACCGGCAACGCCGGGCCGCTCGTGAACACGGTGCACTCCTCCTTCATCACGCTCGGCATCATCATCGGCTCCTCGGCGGGCGGCGCCCTCGTCGGCCACTTCGGCCTGCGCGCCCCCCTCTGGCTCGGCGCCGCCCTCGCCACCCTGGGGCTCGTATCGCTCCTGCCGCGAGCAGCCCGGCGCGGCGGCGTTCCCGTCGCCGTCCTCGCCGACGGTCCGGGCCGCGAGTCCGCCGGAGAAAGGGGACACATGGTGTCGGGTATTGCGCCGAGCATGGTTTCACCGGTCGCCGGCGATGACATTCATGGACCGGGTCGTACAGCCGGATAG
- a CDS encoding bifunctional FO biosynthesis protein CofGH, whose amino-acid sequence MTVPQRPTTNAMRRALRRARDGVALDVAEAAVLLQARGEDLTDLAASAARVRDAGLDAAGRPGVITYSRKVFIPLTRLCRDTCHYCTFVTVPGKLRKAGHGMFLSPDEVLDIARTGAEMGCKEALFTLGDRPEDRWPEAREWLEAEGYDDTLAYVRAMAVRVLEETGLLPHLNPGVMTWTDLQRLKPVAPSMGMMLETTATRLWSEKGGPHYGSPDKEPAVRLRVLEDAGRSNVPFTTGILIGIGESYEERADSLFELRKTARAYHGIQEVIVQNFRAKPDTAMRGMPDAELEELAAAIAVARHILGPSARIQAPPNLVDAEYALLIGAGIDDWGGVSPLTPDHVNPERPWPHIDELAARTAESGFQLRERLTIYPEFIKRGEPWLDPRLLPHVRALADPETGLAKEGAIPAGLPWQEPDEGFGSSGRTDLHRTIDTEGRTGDRRDDFDEVYGDWEALREAAAPGMVPSRIDTDVRGALSQAADDPTKLTDDQALALLHADGPALDELCRIADTLRRDVVGDDVTYIVTRNINFTNVCYTGCRFCAFAQRRTDADAYTLSLDQVADRAAQAWDVGAVEVCMQGGIHPDLPGTAYFDIARAVKERVPGMHVHAFSPMEVVNGATRTGMSIRDWLTAAKEAGLGSIPGTAAEILDDEVRWILTKGKLPTADWLEVIRTAHETGLRSSSTMMYGHVDQPRHWLGHFRTLARLQQETGGFTEFVTLPFIHTNAPVYLAGIARPGPTDRDNRAVTAMARLLLHPHITNIQTSWVKLGTEGAAEMLRSGANDLGGTLMEETISRMAGSSYGSYRSIQDLVAIADLAGRPAKPRTTLYGEVPEERVTAAAASDGHLPELLPVLPQ is encoded by the coding sequence ATGACCGTTCCTCAGCGCCCCACGACCAACGCCATGCGGCGTGCCCTCCGGCGGGCCCGCGACGGTGTCGCCCTCGACGTGGCCGAGGCCGCCGTCCTGCTCCAGGCGCGCGGGGAGGACCTGACCGATCTCGCGGCGTCCGCCGCCAGGGTCCGGGACGCGGGTCTCGACGCCGCCGGCCGGCCGGGAGTGATCACGTACTCCCGCAAGGTCTTCATCCCGCTGACCCGGCTCTGCCGTGACACCTGCCACTACTGCACCTTCGTCACCGTGCCGGGGAAGCTCCGCAAGGCGGGCCACGGGATGTTCCTGTCGCCGGACGAGGTCCTCGACATCGCCCGCACGGGCGCCGAAATGGGATGCAAGGAAGCTCTGTTCACGCTCGGCGACCGTCCTGAGGACCGATGGCCCGAGGCGCGGGAGTGGCTGGAGGCCGAGGGGTACGACGACACCCTGGCGTACGTGCGGGCGATGGCGGTGCGGGTGCTGGAGGAGACGGGGCTGCTGCCGCACCTGAACCCCGGTGTGATGACCTGGACGGACCTGCAACGACTGAAGCCCGTCGCACCGTCCATGGGCATGATGCTGGAGACGACGGCGACCCGGCTGTGGTCGGAGAAGGGGGGACCGCACTACGGCTCCCCGGACAAGGAGCCGGCCGTCCGGCTGCGCGTGCTGGAGGACGCCGGCCGGTCCAACGTGCCGTTCACCACGGGCATCCTGATCGGGATCGGCGAGTCGTACGAGGAGCGTGCCGACTCCCTCTTCGAGCTGCGCAAGACGGCCCGCGCCTACCACGGCATCCAGGAGGTCATCGTCCAGAACTTCCGCGCCAAGCCGGACACCGCGATGCGCGGGATGCCGGACGCGGAGCTGGAGGAGCTCGCCGCGGCCATCGCCGTGGCCCGTCACATCCTGGGCCCGTCGGCCCGCATCCAGGCCCCGCCGAATCTCGTGGACGCGGAGTACGCCCTGCTGATCGGCGCGGGCATCGACGACTGGGGCGGCGTCTCACCCCTCACCCCGGACCATGTGAACCCCGAGCGCCCCTGGCCGCACATCGACGAACTCGCGGCCCGCACCGCCGAGTCCGGCTTCCAGCTGCGCGAACGCCTCACCATCTACCCGGAGTTCATCAAGCGCGGCGAGCCCTGGCTCGACCCCCGCCTCCTGCCGCACGTGCGGGCGCTCGCCGACCCGGAGACCGGCCTGGCGAAGGAGGGCGCGATCCCGGCCGGACTGCCCTGGCAGGAGCCGGACGAGGGATTCGGCTCGTCCGGCCGCACGGACCTGCACCGCACCATCGACACCGAGGGCCGCACCGGCGACCGGCGCGACGACTTCGACGAGGTGTACGGCGACTGGGAGGCCCTCCGTGAGGCCGCCGCCCCGGGCATGGTCCCGTCCCGCATCGACACCGACGTACGCGGGGCGCTGAGCCAGGCCGCCGACGACCCCACGAAGCTCACCGACGACCAGGCCCTCGCCCTGCTCCACGCGGACGGACCCGCGCTGGACGAGCTGTGCCGGATCGCGGACACCCTGCGCCGTGACGTGGTCGGTGACGATGTCACCTACATCGTCACCAGGAACATCAACTTCACCAACGTCTGCTACACCGGATGCCGTTTCTGCGCCTTCGCCCAGCGGCGTACGGACGCCGACGCCTACACCCTCTCCCTGGACCAGGTCGCCGACCGTGCGGCGCAGGCCTGGGACGTCGGAGCCGTCGAGGTCTGCATGCAGGGCGGCATCCACCCGGACCTGCCCGGCACCGCCTACTTCGACATCGCGCGGGCGGTGAAGGAACGCGTGCCGGGCATGCACGTCCACGCCTTCTCACCGATGGAGGTCGTCAACGGCGCGACCCGCACCGGCATGTCCATCCGTGACTGGCTGACCGCGGCGAAGGAGGCAGGCCTCGGCTCGATCCCCGGCACCGCCGCGGAGATCCTCGACGACGAGGTCCGCTGGATCCTCACCAAGGGCAAGCTGCCGACGGCCGACTGGCTGGAAGTCATCAGGACGGCGCACGAGACGGGCCTGCGCTCCTCGTCCACGATGATGTACGGCCATGTCGACCAGCCCCGGCACTGGCTCGGCCACTTCAGGACGCTGGCCCGCCTCCAGCAGGAGACCGGCGGCTTCACGGAGTTCGTGACCCTGCCGTTCATCCACACCAACGCCCCGGTCTACCTGGCGGGCATCGCCCGCCCGGGCCCCACCGACCGCGACAACCGGGCCGTCACCGCGATGGCCCGCCTCCTGCTCCACCCGCACATCACCAACATCCAGACCAGCTGGGTGAAGCTCGGTACGGAGGGGGCCGCCGAGATGCTGCGCTCGGGCGCGAACGACCTCGGCGGGACGCTGATGGAGGAGACCATCTCCCGCATGGCGGGCTCCAGTTACGGCTCGTACCGCTCGATCCAGGACCTCGTGGCCATCGCCGACCTCGCGGGCCGGCCGGCGAAGCCGCGCACGACGCTGTACGGCGAGGTCCCGGAGGAGCGCGTCACGGCCGCCGCGGCATCGGACGGGCACCTGCCGGAGCTGCTGCCGGTGCTGCCGCAGTAG
- a CDS encoding SDR family oxidoreductase, translating into MTDTAKPALRGKIALVAGATRGAGRGIAVQLGAAGATVYVTGRTTRHQRSEYDRPETIEETAELVTGAGGTGIAVPTDHLVPEQVRALAERIDGEQGRLDVLVNDIWGGERLFAFDKPVWEHDLDDGLRLLRLGVETHAITSHFLLPLLVRRPGGLVVEMTDGTAEYNGANYRSSFFYDLVKNSVLRMAFALAHELEPHGGTAVALTPGWLRSEMMLDTFGVAEENWRDALTEVPHFCISESPSYVGRAVAALAGDPELSRWNGQSLSSGQLAQEYGFADLDGSRPDCWRYLVEVEGAGKPADATGYR; encoded by the coding sequence ATGACCGACACAGCGAAACCCGCGCTCCGCGGAAAGATCGCCCTGGTCGCAGGCGCCACCCGGGGCGCCGGCCGCGGCATCGCGGTGCAGCTCGGTGCGGCGGGTGCGACTGTCTACGTCACCGGCCGCACGACTCGGCACCAACGCTCGGAGTACGACAGGCCCGAGACGATCGAGGAGACCGCGGAGCTCGTCACCGGCGCGGGAGGCACGGGCATCGCAGTGCCGACCGACCACCTGGTGCCCGAACAGGTCCGTGCGCTGGCCGAGCGCATCGATGGCGAGCAGGGGCGTCTCGACGTACTCGTCAACGACATCTGGGGCGGCGAGCGGCTGTTCGCGTTCGACAAGCCGGTCTGGGAGCACGACCTCGACGACGGGCTGCGGCTGCTCCGGCTGGGCGTCGAGACGCACGCGATCACCAGCCACTTCCTGCTGCCGCTGCTGGTGCGCCGGCCGGGTGGGCTCGTGGTCGAGATGACAGACGGGACAGCCGAGTACAACGGAGCGAACTACCGCAGCTCCTTCTTCTACGACCTGGTCAAGAACAGCGTGCTGCGCATGGCGTTCGCACTCGCCCACGAACTGGAGCCGCACGGCGGGACGGCGGTGGCCCTCACCCCGGGCTGGCTCCGCTCGGAGATGATGCTCGACACCTTCGGTGTGGCCGAGGAGAACTGGCGCGACGCGCTGACCGAGGTGCCGCACTTCTGCATCTCGGAAAGCCCGTCGTACGTGGGCCGCGCGGTCGCCGCTCTGGCCGGGGACCCCGAACTCTCCCGCTGGAACGGCCAGTCGCTGTCCAGCGGACAGCTCGCCCAGGAGTACGGCTTCGCCGACCTCGACGGTTCGCGCCCCGACTGCTGGCGCTACCTGGTCGAGGTGGAAGGCGCAGGCAAGCCGGCCGACGCGACGGGGTACCGCTGA
- a CDS encoding MerR family transcriptional regulator has product MRIGELAARTGVSERSLRYYETQNLLVSDRTPGGHRDYAESAVDRVIRIQEFYAAGLSSPKIAELLPCVRDADGGPSEIATPRLVSDLSVERERIDRKIDELRRSREVLDDVIATAAGESPSEHRTARPPF; this is encoded by the coding sequence ATGCGGATCGGCGAGCTGGCCGCACGTACGGGCGTGAGCGAGCGTTCGCTGCGCTACTACGAGACCCAGAATCTGCTGGTGTCCGACCGCACCCCCGGGGGCCACCGCGACTACGCCGAGAGCGCGGTCGACCGCGTGATCCGCATCCAGGAGTTCTACGCGGCCGGCCTCAGCAGCCCGAAGATCGCCGAGCTGCTGCCCTGCGTACGGGACGCGGACGGCGGCCCCTCCGAGATCGCCACCCCGCGCCTGGTGAGCGACCTGTCCGTGGAGCGCGAACGCATCGACCGGAAGATCGACGAGCTGCGGCGCTCCCGGGAGGTGCTGGACGACGTGATCGCCACGGCGGCGGGCGAGAGCCCGAGCGAGCACCGGACCGCGCGACCCCCGTTCTGA
- a CDS encoding ADP-ribosylglycohydrolase family protein — MSTGTTAVWGRAQQQDFRGRVRGCLLGGAIGDALGAGVSGLTLEAIRAAHGVDGVADFVPAHGRRGAVTAVTQLTLFTVDGLIRAQVRRDTGAWHPPTDVHRAHLRWAATQSAWGPDERRKDNGWLAREEWLYTRRAPTRECLVGFGDATMGTLAVPKNPAARDSAALTRSAPFGLLVGWEPQLVLQLAVECAAHTHGHATAQLAAGALAVMVHGLARGETLDGSVQHALALLAERPGNEQVTEALRQALGSVRQGIPGPALIEALGDTDSAEEVLAVALYCALVGEDVRHGLRLAVNHSGPSAATGAVCGALLGALHGETALPPAWLAELEGRSTLLELSDDFAMEMTQGPALHSPTAAAPGWLARYPRD, encoded by the coding sequence GTGAGCACAGGGACCACAGCTGTCTGGGGCCGTGCCCAGCAGCAGGACTTCCGCGGCCGGGTGCGGGGATGCCTGCTCGGCGGGGCCATCGGGGACGCGCTCGGGGCGGGTGTCTCGGGGCTCACCCTGGAGGCGATACGCGCGGCCCACGGTGTGGACGGGGTGGCCGACTTCGTCCCCGCGCACGGCAGGCGCGGCGCGGTCACCGCCGTCACCCAGCTCACCCTCTTCACCGTCGACGGGCTCATCCGCGCCCAGGTCCGCCGTGACACCGGCGCCTGGCATCCACCGACCGACGTGCACCGCGCCCATCTGCGCTGGGCGGCCACCCAGAGCGCCTGGGGGCCCGACGAACGCCGTAAGGACAACGGCTGGCTGGCCAGGGAGGAGTGGCTGTACACCCGCCGCGCCCCCACCCGGGAGTGCCTCGTCGGCTTCGGTGACGCCACGATGGGCACCCTCGCCGTGCCCAAGAACCCCGCGGCGCGGGACTCGGCCGCGCTCACCCGCTCCGCGCCCTTCGGGCTGCTCGTCGGCTGGGAGCCCCAGCTCGTCCTCCAGCTGGCCGTCGAGTGCGCCGCCCACACCCACGGCCACGCCACCGCGCAGCTCGCCGCCGGAGCCCTCGCCGTCATGGTGCACGGGCTGGCCCGCGGCGAGACCCTGGACGGCTCGGTCCAGCACGCGCTCGCCCTGCTCGCCGAGCGTCCGGGCAACGAGCAGGTCACCGAGGCGCTCCGGCAGGCCCTCGGCTCCGTACGGCAGGGGATACCCGGGCCGGCCCTCATCGAGGCGCTGGGAGACACCGACTCCGCGGAGGAGGTCCTCGCCGTGGCGCTGTACTGCGCGCTGGTGGGCGAGGACGTACGCCACGGGCTGCGTCTCGCCGTGAACCACTCCGGGCCGTCCGCGGCCACCGGGGCCGTCTGCGGGGCCCTTCTCGGCGCGCTGCACGGGGAGACGGCGCTGCCGCCTGCCTGGCTGGCGGAGCTGGAGGGGCGCTCGACGCTTCTCGAACTCTCCGACGACTTCGCGATGGAGATGACCCAGGGGCCCGCTCTGCACAGCCCGACCGCGGCCGCGCCGGGCTGGCTGGCCCGCTACCCGCGGGACTGA
- a CDS encoding TetR/AcrR family transcriptional regulator, translating to MARPRLFDEEHALDAAMRLFWLQGYEATSTQDLCEATGLGRSSIYNTFSSKHALFVRSLTRYLDSMTAGQRTLLADTEVPAPARLRAMLTSVIDTEESNRREGRGIGCLGVNTSTELSGHDPEVTELLRRDLELRLASLGDVITAGQLAGEISRRRRPDDYARFLNAVVAGMRVSAQNGADRTTLEAIAAGAMDSLTP from the coding sequence ATGGCCCGACCACGCTTGTTCGACGAGGAGCACGCACTCGACGCCGCCATGCGGCTCTTCTGGCTGCAGGGCTACGAGGCGACCTCCACACAGGACCTGTGCGAGGCGACCGGCCTGGGCCGCAGCAGCATCTACAACACCTTCTCGAGCAAGCACGCCCTCTTCGTGCGGTCGCTGACGCGGTACCTCGACTCCATGACAGCCGGTCAGCGCACCCTCCTCGCGGACACGGAGGTCCCGGCCCCGGCGCGCCTGCGGGCCATGCTCACCTCCGTCATCGACACCGAGGAATCCAACCGCCGGGAGGGTCGCGGCATCGGCTGTCTCGGCGTCAACACCAGCACCGAACTCTCGGGACACGATCCCGAGGTGACCGAACTCCTCCGCCGCGACCTGGAGCTCCGACTCGCCTCCCTTGGTGACGTCATCACGGCGGGGCAGCTCGCCGGGGAGATCTCCCGCAGGCGCCGCCCCGACGACTACGCACGCTTCCTGAACGCCGTCGTCGCGGGCATGCGCGTCTCCGCCCAGAACGGCGCCGACCGCACCACGCTGGAAGCCATCGCCGCCGGCGCAATGGACTCCCTCACCCCCTGA
- a CDS encoding HAD family hydrolase, with the protein METIVFDIGETLVRDDRHWASWADWLGVPPHTVSALVGAAVAQGRDGTDALRILRPGMDVGEAYHARAAAGRGEHLDERDLYPDVRPALAELRALGLRVVVAGDRTARAGELLRALDLPADLVVTSEEWGVTKPDREFFARVLEVSGAAPDATLYVGDHPADDLFPAKSSGLRAAHIRRGPYGHWWAEHPDVLETADWHIGALTELPGLLGGTARRRTALGRSGGIAPPDNPTTSPEESAPREETTSPEESAPREETTSPGEPAPPEESTPPEQVRA; encoded by the coding sequence ATGGAAACGATCGTCTTCGACATCGGCGAAACCCTCGTCCGCGACGACCGCCACTGGGCCTCGTGGGCCGACTGGCTCGGGGTCCCGCCGCACACCGTCAGCGCCCTGGTCGGCGCCGCCGTCGCGCAGGGCCGTGACGGCACCGACGCGTTGCGCATCCTGCGCCCCGGCATGGACGTCGGCGAGGCGTACCACGCCAGGGCGGCGGCCGGACGCGGCGAGCACCTGGACGAGAGGGACCTCTACCCCGACGTCCGCCCGGCCCTTGCCGAACTGCGCGCGCTCGGCCTGCGGGTCGTCGTCGCGGGCGACCGGACGGCCCGGGCCGGCGAACTGCTGCGGGCCCTGGATCTGCCGGCCGACCTGGTCGTCACCTCGGAGGAGTGGGGCGTCACCAAACCGGACCGGGAGTTCTTCGCCCGCGTGCTGGAAGTGTCCGGCGCCGCACCGGACGCCACCCTGTACGTGGGGGACCACCCCGCCGACGACCTCTTCCCGGCGAAGTCGTCCGGACTGCGGGCGGCCCACATCCGCCGTGGCCCGTACGGGCATTGGTGGGCGGAACACCCGGACGTCCTGGAGACGGCGGACTGGCACATCGGCGCCCTGACCGAACTGCCCGGGCTGCTGGGCGGAACCGCGCGACGGAGGACGGCCTTGGGCCGGTCCGGGGGGATCGCTCCACCCGATAACCCCACCACCTCACCCGAGGAGTCCGCCCCGCGAGAGGAGACCACCTCACCCGAGGAGTCCGCCCCGCGCGAGGAGACCACCTCACCCGGGGAGCCCGCCCCGCCCGAGGAGTCCACCCCGCCCGAGCAGGTACGGGCCTGA